From bacterium, the proteins below share one genomic window:
- a CDS encoding D-alanyl-D-alanine carboxypeptidase, with amino-acid sequence MRGRAVPLAAVAALLAFAAVPALAAGRAPKSAARTPRRSVAPKAAEPATGAFSGLVWHVETEAGAEVDGRLSDEPINPASVTKAATTLWALERLGPDHRFETRLLASHGATVRAGELQGDLVVEGTGDPDFRPENAMLVALKLNELGIKRIHGALVVNRRFWIGWENGSQGRDPDPAKRALTMNARLRQALDPGRWNGLMRRSWVELAAARGLDAQRPPKVVVAGGSRESARVGGRLLAVHRSRTLRATLHELNCYSNNDIERIGESLGDGPELTSFLRERWRLPAGTIQFQTASGLGENRISPRLVVGLMRDLEQTCRRMGMELEDVLPAVGCDPGTVAHFFGMIAAAPETAAVVGKTGTLTATDGGVSVFAGVIRAKEGNFYFCVGEPRAAGRLRRARWKEEQFVLDLLAKHGGAVGRACRAPGAAAGVGAEILGASELASLPDGVHEAGEEAPAFAPAP; translated from the coding sequence GTGCGCGGGCGCGCCGTTCCTCTGGCCGCCGTCGCCGCGCTGCTCGCCTTCGCCGCCGTCCCCGCCCTCGCGGCCGGCCGCGCCCCCAAGTCCGCCGCCCGGACGCCGCGGCGTTCCGTCGCCCCGAAGGCCGCGGAACCGGCCACCGGCGCCTTCTCCGGCCTCGTCTGGCACGTCGAGACCGAAGCGGGCGCCGAGGTGGACGGCCGCCTCTCCGACGAACCGATCAACCCCGCCTCGGTGACGAAGGCCGCGACGACCCTCTGGGCCCTCGAACGGCTCGGTCCCGACCACCGCTTCGAGACGCGCCTCCTCGCCTCGCACGGCGCGACTGTCCGCGCGGGCGAGCTGCAGGGTGATCTCGTCGTCGAGGGAACGGGCGATCCGGACTTCCGCCCCGAGAACGCGATGCTCGTCGCCCTCAAGCTCAACGAGCTGGGGATCAAGCGGATCCACGGCGCGCTGGTCGTCAACCGCCGCTTTTGGATCGGTTGGGAGAACGGCTCGCAGGGGCGCGACCCCGATCCGGCGAAGCGCGCGCTGACGATGAACGCGCGGCTGCGCCAGGCGCTCGACCCCGGACGCTGGAACGGGCTGATGCGCCGCTCGTGGGTCGAGCTCGCCGCGGCGCGCGGTCTCGACGCGCAGCGCCCGCCGAAGGTCGTCGTCGCCGGCGGCTCGCGCGAGTCGGCGCGCGTCGGCGGGCGGCTGCTCGCCGTGCACCGCTCGCGCACGCTGCGCGCGACGCTCCACGAACTGAACTGCTATTCGAACAACGACATCGAGCGGATCGGCGAGTCGCTGGGCGACGGGCCGGAGCTGACGTCGTTCCTGCGGGAGCGCTGGCGCCTGCCGGCGGGGACGATCCAGTTCCAGACCGCGTCCGGCCTCGGCGAGAACCGCATCTCGCCGCGCCTCGTCGTCGGGCTGATGCGCGACCTCGAGCAGACCTGCCGCCGGATGGGGATGGAGCTCGAAGACGTCCTTCCGGCCGTGGGCTGCGATCCGGGCACCGTGGCGCACTTCTTCGGCATGATCGCCGCGGCGCCGGAGACGGCGGCGGTCGTCGGCAAGACCGGCACCCTGACCGCCACCGACGGCGGCGTCTCCGTCTTCGCCGGCGTGATCCGCGCGAAGGAAGGGAACTTCTACTTCTGCGTCGGCGAGCCGCGCGCCGCGGGGCGTCTGCGCCGCGCGCGCTGGAAGGAAGAGCAGTTCGTGCTCGACCTGCTGGCCAAGCACGGCGGGGCCGTGGGGCGCGCCTGCCGCGCGCCGGGCGCGGCGGCCGGCGTCGGCGCCGAAATCCTCGGCGCGTCCGAGCTGGCGTCGCTGCCCGACGGCGTGCACGAGGCGGGCGAAGAAGCGCCCGCCTTCGCTCCCGCGCCCTGA
- a CDS encoding inorganic diphosphatase, protein MNPWHDVSPGDQVPEIVTAVIEIPRGCSVKYELDKTTGMIRVDRILFSAVHYPANYGFIPQTYCEDNDPLDILVLGQATVVPLSLMRARPIGLMRMTDHGQPDDKIIAVHVDDPEVSDIYSLEQLQQHKLRELRRFFEDYKQLEGKEVHVHDFLDPAEARAVVRKDLELYNQKIRK, encoded by the coding sequence ATGAATCCTTGGCACGACGTCTCTCCCGGCGATCAAGTTCCCGAGATCGTCACCGCGGTGATCGAGATCCCGCGCGGCTGCAGCGTCAAGTACGAACTCGACAAGACCACCGGGATGATCCGCGTGGACCGCATCCTCTTCAGCGCGGTGCACTATCCGGCCAACTACGGCTTCATCCCGCAGACCTACTGCGAGGACAACGACCCGCTGGACATCCTCGTCCTCGGGCAGGCGACGGTCGTCCCGCTCTCGCTGATGCGCGCGCGGCCGATCGGCCTGATGCGGATGACCGACCACGGGCAGCCGGACGACAAGATCATCGCCGTCCACGTGGACGATCCCGAGGTCTCCGACATCTACTCCCTGGAGCAGCTCCAGCAGCACAAGCTGCGGGAGCTCCGGCGCTTCTTCGAGGACTACAAGCAGCTCGAAGGGAAGGAGGTCCACGTGCACGACTTCCTCGACCCGGCCGAGGCCCGCGCCGTCGTGCGCAAGGACCTCGAGCTCTACAACCAGAAGATCCGCAAATGA